The Saprospiraceae bacterium genome includes a window with the following:
- a CDS encoding CotH kinase family protein, which translates to MRQGLHIFYFLFFTNCIFGQNFTKSNLPILVINTQGQEILDEPKIIANMTLIHDPLKQENSITDIPNEYNGKIGIEIRGSSSQMFPKKGYGFETRKDDGSNNNVALLGMPQENDWVLHGPYSDKSLIRNMLCYILAGDVMDYAPRGRYCELVINGNYLGVYVLMEKIKRDKGRVNISDLTNVDNTGDKLTGGYIIKIDKETGSNNGGWFSTYKPVPGAPQVTYFQYDFPKASDMTLPQRNYIRQFFTEVENSVNAPNYTDPVNGYRKYIDDRSLMDYILMNELSKNPDAYRLSTYMYKDRDSKGGKLKFGPVWDYNLGFGNVNYCTDGSAQGLVISGFNQVCPFDSWLIHFWWNKFMDDSKFKSDLKQRWFQLRQNELSDQRIHFVVDSLTSLLSASQVRNFQKWPVLNEYIWPNNFVGGSYALEIDYLKNWLQERLLWLDNEFGSYTSVLNIQNNFEIKAYPNPASEYLTLNISGLNDYQKVEILKVRDGSLVKSLQVYQQANVTESRINISDLETGLYILKIISGNASYFSKFVKL; encoded by the coding sequence ATGCGACAAGGTTTACACATATTTTATTTTTTGTTCTTCACTAATTGTATATTCGGACAAAACTTTACCAAGTCCAATCTTCCTATTCTGGTTATAAACACACAAGGTCAGGAGATCTTAGATGAACCCAAAATCATAGCAAATATGACCTTGATTCATGATCCTTTGAAGCAGGAAAACAGCATTACAGATATACCTAATGAATATAATGGTAAAATCGGAATAGAAATAAGGGGATCTTCTTCACAAATGTTTCCTAAAAAAGGGTATGGTTTCGAAACAAGGAAAGATGATGGGTCCAATAATAATGTGGCTTTGTTGGGAATGCCGCAGGAAAATGATTGGGTACTACACGGACCTTACAGCGACAAATCATTGATAAGGAATATGCTATGTTACATACTGGCGGGTGATGTGATGGATTATGCTCCGAGGGGTCGATATTGTGAGTTGGTGATAAATGGAAATTATCTGGGTGTTTATGTATTAATGGAAAAAATAAAAAGAGACAAAGGTCGGGTAAATATTTCAGACTTAACCAATGTAGATAACACTGGCGATAAGCTGACCGGAGGATATATAATAAAAATAGACAAGGAAACAGGATCTAATAATGGTGGTTGGTTTTCAACATATAAGCCCGTACCAGGAGCTCCTCAGGTTACTTATTTTCAGTATGATTTTCCGAAAGCAAGTGATATGACTCTTCCACAAAGGAATTATATCAGACAGTTTTTTACAGAAGTTGAAAATTCAGTAAATGCGCCCAATTATACTGATCCGGTAAATGGCTACAGAAAGTATATAGATGATAGAAGTCTCATGGATTATATTCTAATGAATGAGTTATCAAAAAATCCGGATGCATACAGACTTAGTACTTATATGTACAAAGACAGAGACAGCAAGGGCGGAAAACTGAAATTCGGACCGGTATGGGATTATAATCTTGGTTTTGGGAATGTCAATTATTGCACAGATGGTAGTGCTCAAGGTCTCGTTATTTCCGGATTCAACCAGGTGTGCCCCTTTGATAGTTGGCTGATACATTTCTGGTGGAATAAATTTATGGATGACAGTAAGTTTAAAAGCGACCTGAAGCAAAGATGGTTCCAATTGAGACAAAACGAATTATCTGATCAAAGAATCCATTTTGTGGTGGATTCGCTGACGTCACTTTTATCTGCATCACAGGTCAGAAATTTTCAGAAATGGCCTGTGCTAAATGAGTATATCTGGCCTAATAATTTTGTTGGGGGCAGTTATGCACTAGAAATAGATTATTTAAAAAACTGGTTACAAGAGAGATTGCTGTGGTTGGACAATGAATTTGGAAGTTATACATCCGTATTAAATATTCAAAATAATTTCGAAATTAAAGCATATCCGAATCCCGCATCAGAATATTTAACTCTTAACATTTCAGGGCTGAATGATTATCAAAAAGTAGAAATATTAAAAGTTAGGGACGGAAGTTTAGTAAAGAGCCTTCAGGTTTATCAACAAGCTAATGTAACTGAATCACGAATTAATATCTCTGATCTGGAGACAGGCCTTTACATTCTAAAAATAATTTCCGGCAACGCGAGTTACTTTTCAAAATTTGTAAAGTTGTAA
- a CDS encoding endonuclease/exonuclease/phosphatase family protein, which produces MVFIIVSIGTHLSAQHELNIMSFNIRLDNTDDGVNAWTHRKDKVADIITFYDTDICGMQEVLYNQIEDLKSLLSDWDYVGVGRDDGKKGGEFSPIFYNSKKFRIKNSGTFWLSESPGIPSKSWDAALNRIVSWAHFEAGRKMPEFFVFNTHFDHKGGIARKESADIVVRKVKEIAGSLPAIIMGDMNARPEDLPIKILTTYFSDARTLCQSKVFGPESTFNGFGPSEIEGMRIDYIFLHTSEIQVKKFATFSHTWNGLFASDHHPVFAKLVIR; this is translated from the coding sequence ATGGTCTTTATCATCGTTTCGATTGGTACTCATCTATCGGCACAGCATGAACTGAATATAATGAGTTTCAATATTCGGCTGGATAATACAGATGATGGGGTAAATGCATGGACCCACAGAAAAGATAAAGTGGCAGACATAATTACATTTTATGATACAGATATATGTGGAATGCAGGAAGTATTATATAATCAAATCGAAGACCTGAAATCTTTGCTTTCGGATTGGGATTATGTAGGTGTGGGAAGAGATGATGGTAAAAAGGGTGGTGAATTTTCTCCGATATTTTATAATAGTAAAAAGTTTAGAATTAAAAATTCGGGAACATTCTGGCTTAGTGAAAGTCCTGGTATTCCGTCCAAATCCTGGGATGCTGCACTTAACAGGATAGTCTCCTGGGCACATTTTGAAGCAGGGAGGAAAATGCCTGAATTTTTTGTATTTAATACGCATTTTGATCATAAAGGTGGAATCGCCAGAAAAGAAAGTGCAGATATTGTCGTCAGAAAAGTGAAAGAAATCGCCGGATCCTTACCGGCAATTATTATGGGAGATATGAATGCCCGTCCGGAAGATTTACCAATAAAAATTTTGACCACATATTTTTCAGATGCGAGAACTTTGTGTCAATCAAAAGTTTTTGGGCCGGAAAGCACTTTCAATGGGTTTGGACCATCCGAAATAGAAGGTATGAGAATTGATTATATTTTTTTACATACTTCTGAAATTCAGGTTAAAAAGTTTGCGACCTTCAGTCATACATGGAATGGTCTTTTTGCGTCAGACCATCACCCTGTTTTTGCAAAACTTGTAATTCGTTAA
- a CDS encoding pirin family protein — MRKVKQIHQAAYSPIAELITYNVLPGPKNLQLDPFIFLNHHGPQVYPKHNSGLPFGPHPHRGMETVTFIIDGDILHKDSDRHESVITGGGVQWMTAGKGLIHAEVSSLNFKRNGGPLEILQLWLNLPSKLKMTSPSYLGLQKEEIQKSVVSEGVEISLISGIFNGIKASFETLTDVFLSTIQFKKTTSISFDVLEDRNVFLYVVKGNFNINGNDVAGIQLVEFENKEESILIECREEGLIIFGHGKPFGEPIVARGPFVMNSMEEIHQAYTDYQNGLFGSM, encoded by the coding sequence ATGAGAAAAGTAAAGCAAATACATCAGGCTGCTTATAGTCCGATAGCGGAACTTATAACTTATAATGTGCTTCCGGGACCAAAAAATCTTCAGTTGGATCCTTTTATTTTTTTGAATCATCATGGTCCGCAGGTATATCCGAAACACAATAGCGGATTACCCTTTGGTCCACACCCGCATCGGGGAATGGAGACGGTTACTTTTATAATCGATGGGGATATTTTGCACAAAGATTCTGACAGACATGAGAGTGTTATAACCGGTGGCGGAGTCCAATGGATGACTGCCGGGAAAGGATTAATTCATGCAGAAGTTTCCAGCTTAAATTTCAAAAGGAATGGAGGTCCGCTTGAAATTTTACAATTATGGCTCAATTTACCATCCAAACTCAAAATGACATCTCCTTCCTATTTAGGTCTTCAGAAAGAAGAAATACAAAAAAGTGTCGTTTCAGAAGGAGTAGAGATTTCACTGATCTCGGGAATTTTTAACGGGATAAAAGCTTCATTTGAAACATTGACGGATGTATTTTTAAGTACTATACAGTTTAAGAAAACAACCTCGATTAGCTTTGATGTTCTGGAAGACCGAAATGTATTTTTGTATGTGGTTAAAGGTAATTTTAACATTAACGGAAATGATGTTGCAGGAATTCAGCTTGTAGAATTTGAAAATAAAGAAGAATCCATTTTAATAGAGTGTAGAGAAGAAGGTTTGATTATATTTGGTCATGGAAAACCTTTTGGTGAACCCATAGTAGCTCGAGGTCCTTTTGTAATGAACAGTATGGAAGAGATTCATCAGGCATACACAGATTATCAGAACGGATTATTTGGAAGTATGTGA
- a CDS encoding prolipoprotein diacylglyceryl transferase, with the protein MYPDLSYFFNDVFGTNPDNWTSIFKTFGFMLVVALICCGVMLKSELRRREQEGLIKPIKVVIKESDQLSLSEIIMNVLFILFAGTKIPFIIQNFDLFKGDPASVLFSKSGYWLIGILLAVIAAAYYFWKNNTSDKKPKFTETLQYPSEKTNDIIIIAGLSGVLGSKLFSVFEDLQGFFQDPLGQLLSGSGLNVYGGLILAFFVVYRYVKKIGINPVYMMDIGGMGILLGYAVGRIGCQLSGDGDWGIVAAAQPDWWIFPDWLWSYNYPNNVNNEGVLLSQCDIQAYNATLTERMPIEDRCLKACGIRYCHELSPGVYPTPVYETTISLLAFGILWLFRRKFTLAGTIFFIYMIFNGVERFLIEMIRVNEKYELLGLNWSQAQYISVLFVLIGIAGLIYLFTKGKKEG; encoded by the coding sequence ATGTATCCCGACTTATCATATTTCTTCAACGATGTTTTTGGAACAAATCCCGACAACTGGACATCAATATTTAAGACTTTCGGATTTATGTTGGTGGTCGCATTAATTTGTTGCGGTGTAATGTTGAAATCTGAGTTGAGAAGAAGAGAACAGGAAGGTTTGATAAAACCAATAAAAGTTGTGATAAAGGAGTCAGATCAGCTAAGTCTAAGTGAAATAATAATGAACGTTCTGTTTATCTTATTTGCCGGTACGAAAATTCCATTTATCATTCAAAATTTTGATCTGTTCAAAGGTGACCCTGCTTCCGTTTTGTTTTCAAAATCCGGCTATTGGTTGATAGGAATACTGCTTGCTGTCATTGCCGCAGCATACTATTTTTGGAAAAACAATACCTCTGACAAGAAACCCAAATTTACAGAAACACTGCAATATCCTTCTGAAAAAACCAACGACATTATTATTATTGCCGGTCTCTCGGGCGTATTGGGTAGTAAACTGTTTTCTGTATTTGAAGATTTGCAGGGCTTTTTTCAAGATCCTCTCGGACAACTTTTATCCGGAAGCGGTCTGAATGTATATGGTGGTTTGATTTTAGCTTTTTTTGTAGTATATCGATATGTAAAAAAGATAGGAATCAATCCCGTTTATATGATGGATATTGGTGGAATGGGTATTTTATTGGGTTATGCTGTCGGACGTATCGGCTGTCAGCTCTCCGGGGATGGGGATTGGGGTATTGTGGCTGCAGCACAGCCGGATTGGTGGATTTTTCCGGATTGGTTGTGGTCTTACAATTATCCGAATAATGTAAATAATGAAGGGGTGCTCTTATCACAATGTGATATTCAGGCATATAATGCAACACTTACAGAACGGATGCCGATTGAAGACAGGTGTTTAAAAGCTTGCGGCATCAGATATTGCCACGAACTGAGCCCGGGTGTGTATCCTACTCCTGTTTACGAAACAACCATCAGCTTACTGGCATTTGGCATACTTTGGCTGTTTCGAAGAAAATTTACTCTTGCCGGTACAATTTTCTTTATTTATATGATCTTCAATGGTGTCGAAAGGTTTCTGATAGAGATGATTCGGGTCAATGAAAAATATGAGCTTCTGGGACTTAACTGGTCACAAGCTCAATACATTTCTGTATTATTTGTTTTAATCGGAATTGCGGGCTTAATATACTTATTTACGAAGGGTAAAAAAGAAGGTTGA
- a CDS encoding HIT family protein, whose protein sequence is MASIFSRIVSGEIPCYKIAETELFLAFLDVNPLAEGHTLVIPKTEIDYIFDMEDDLLTEMMVFSKKVAKGLKKSIPCKRIGVSVIGLEVPHAHIHLIPINQVSDMNFSKPKLQIHSEKMVEICEAIKTNL, encoded by the coding sequence GTGGCCAGTATTTTTTCAAGAATAGTCAGTGGTGAAATACCATGCTATAAAATCGCCGAGACGGAACTTTTCCTAGCTTTTCTGGATGTTAACCCCTTAGCAGAAGGGCATACATTAGTCATACCTAAAACAGAGATTGATTATATTTTTGATATGGAAGATGATTTGTTGACAGAAATGATGGTATTTTCAAAAAAGGTAGCGAAAGGATTAAAGAAAAGCATACCCTGTAAGCGTATTGGAGTGAGTGTCATAGGGCTGGAAGTTCCCCATGCACATATTCATTTGATTCCTATAAATCAGGTCTCAGATATGAATTTTTCAAAACCTAAATTGCAGATTCATTCTGAAAAGATGGTTGAGATATGTGAAGCCATAAAAACGAATCTATAA
- the greA gene encoding transcription elongation factor GreA, with the protein MSGISYMTPEGYEKLKAELEELKSKGRENVAKAIAEARDKGDLSENAEYDAAKNAQGMLELKINEMEKVFANARIVDESQLDTSKVTVLTNVTIQNVKTGAQVTYKLVAEAEANLKEKKISVSSPIGHGLLGKEVGEIAQIHTPAGLIDFKVINISL; encoded by the coding sequence ATGTCAGGAATATCTTACATGACACCGGAAGGCTATGAGAAACTAAAGGCTGAATTGGAAGAATTAAAGAGCAAAGGACGCGAAAATGTAGCTAAGGCAATTGCAGAAGCCAGAGATAAAGGTGACTTGTCAGAAAATGCAGAGTATGATGCCGCCAAGAATGCACAGGGGATGCTGGAATTAAAAATAAATGAGATGGAGAAGGTTTTTGCAAATGCCAGAATCGTAGATGAAAGCCAGTTGGACACTTCCAAAGTTACCGTGCTGACGAATGTAACCATACAAAATGTCAAAACCGGTGCACAAGTTACATATAAACTCGTTGCAGAAGCGGAGGCCAATCTTAAAGAAAAAAAGATATCTGTTTCTTCACCGATAGGACATGGATTATTGGGAAAGGAAGTTGGAGAAATTGCTCAGATTCATACTCCGGCAGGCCTGATCGACTTTAAAGTTATAAACATTTCACTCTAG
- a CDS encoding PorV/PorQ family protein codes for MKIKIYTILFLAFLMISADIFAGNPDRQGQAGAGELLMNPWGRSAGLHSMSTSSVRGVEAMRINIAGLSRIANGELSVTNNRLFEGTGMSLNALGFATKLGQNGALGVSFASMDFGKIPVTTVNQPEGTGGTFNPSFFHFGLGYSYTYANKISVGMLIRGISESIPDVSAFGYAIDAGVQYVSGEKENFKLGISLRNIGSPMRFGGQGLSLQRNNPDPAGGVIYDLTFDNRSADFELPSMLNIGVSYDYYVGEENYLRVLTNFTSNAFSRDQVGAGAEFSYQNLVTLRVAYKTDMGNSENSTSNIYTGLAAGFSVEVPYKKGGQNNLGLDYGFRATNPFKGSHNFTVRLGF; via the coding sequence ATGAAGATAAAAATATACACCATATTATTCCTGGCTTTTTTAATGATTTCAGCAGATATATTTGCTGGTAATCCTGACAGACAAGGTCAGGCAGGAGCAGGAGAACTATTAATGAATCCCTGGGGCAGAAGTGCGGGCTTGCACTCAATGAGCACATCGTCAGTGAGAGGAGTAGAAGCAATGCGTATTAATATTGCAGGCTTGAGTCGTATTGCTAACGGAGAACTCTCGGTCACCAATAACCGACTATTTGAAGGGACAGGTATGTCATTGAATGCTTTAGGATTTGCAACTAAGCTGGGACAAAACGGAGCTTTGGGTGTATCTTTTGCTTCAATGGATTTTGGAAAAATTCCTGTGACTACGGTAAATCAGCCGGAAGGAACGGGCGGTACTTTCAATCCTTCCTTTTTTCATTTCGGTTTAGGGTATTCTTACACGTATGCCAACAAAATATCTGTGGGTATGCTTATTCGTGGTATTTCTGAGAGTATTCCGGATGTTAGTGCGTTTGGATATGCCATAGATGCAGGTGTTCAATATGTTTCCGGAGAAAAGGAAAATTTTAAGTTGGGAATATCATTAAGAAATATCGGATCTCCTATGCGATTTGGAGGACAAGGGCTTTCCTTACAAAGAAATAACCCGGATCCTGCAGGCGGCGTAATTTATGATTTGACATTTGATAACAGATCGGCGGATTTTGAATTACCATCTATGCTCAACATTGGAGTATCCTATGATTATTATGTAGGAGAAGAAAATTATCTGAGAGTGCTGACCAATTTTACGTCTAATGCATTTTCAAGAGATCAGGTAGGTGCAGGTGCAGAATTTTCATATCAAAATTTAGTAACTTTAAGAGTTGCATATAAAACCGATATGGGAAATAGTGAAAATTCTACATCTAATATTTATACAGGTCTTGCAGCTGGGTTTTCAGTAGAAGTGCCCTACAAAAAAGGAGGCCAGAATAATTTAGGATTGGATTATGGTTTCAGAGCAACTAATCCATTCAAGGGTTCACACAATTTTACCGTAAGATTGGGATTTTAA
- a CDS encoding carboxypeptidase regulatory-like domain-containing protein yields MRKFLLWSIFSMMSLAGVVAQTTIEGKVKDQKDGNPVMFATVALYRGGVLITGTDTDLDGNYFISDVLPGNYDIEVSIIGYATQRQTNIPVKAGRTNRVNFDMSDDAVLLDLGIEIKEFKVPLIEIDNTTQGKTVTAEQIRALPTKNVNAIAATSAGISSRDGGAISVRGSRTNETVYFLDGVRVTGNLIPQSEIEQLQVVIGGIEARYGDVTGGLISLTSKGPSNEFSGGFDIETSEYLDGYGYNLLSGNLAGPILRNKKNQSVLGFRISGQYRNVADNSPSAVGVYRAPETLIRQLEQNPTYRIGDTEFPSLEQVRSSDLGGPLKARPNNQNVDLDLTARIDAKVSENIDFTISGNLNDRVNRFTPSTAWSLLNWTNNPYQYSNVYRGNLRFRHKIGKQGSSADMTEAEKASASNSSIRNLSYTVTIGYQKDKNRTEDFRHKDSLFNYGYYGTTARGWDPVFGFLDPTDSLFAIDPFQHVGYLERIGESRIDDNRNPILGKYNAINGVNVNGLRNNNTNTAWSDLYSNVGQVYNSYNRGENDLYSLNLVTGFDFLPGGSEKGRHNIQLGFLFEQSVRRSWGLAPFGLWDAAERLTNGHINGLDRSVILRDTLVAQPGGGFDMEHIYQTQLNIEPDNKFYRSVREITKASDHDYVNVWSLDPSQLSLDMFSARELIDQNLIDYFGFDYLGNKVGTDVRFEDFFTSKDASNRRSFVVAPFQPIYASVFAQDKFSYKDIIFRLGLRVDYFDANTKVLRDPYALYEIENASDYYRRTGGTQPTSVADDYSVYVASEESESVVAFRKGDQWFLPNGTAVSGGNVIYQGGLVFPSYAGKNNLGEQTRTLDIQREGFDPNTSFVDYKPQINFMPRLAFSFPISDDAGFFAHYDVLYQRPPSNGFASALDYYNWNDISRINPGGGALNNPNLRPVRTVDYEVGFQQKLSNTAAMKISAYYKEMKDLIQQRVFANVAAPLNTYKMFDNLDFGTVKGFSFTLDRRRTNNLELTATYTLQFADGSGSDANSSNGINNRGPIRNLIPLSFDERHRITSVIDYRFERGRRYDGPKIGTFNVLEDMGVNFTTFVVSGQPYTRNQNPQAFGGTGFLGSINEARLPWNVSVDLRIDKRFPVTLNKETNKKMWFNVYFRVQNLFDTRNIVNVYGFSNDAENDGFLNSSFGLDRQRGVELTGRDLQAFLDAYSWRLANPGNFTLPRRMYLGLIMDF; encoded by the coding sequence ATGCGAAAATTTTTACTTTGGAGTATATTTTCCATGATGAGTTTGGCAGGCGTAGTCGCTCAGACCACCATCGAAGGTAAAGTAAAAGACCAGAAAGACGGAAATCCGGTAATGTTTGCCACCGTCGCCTTGTATAGGGGAGGAGTTTTAATCACAGGAACGGACACGGATCTGGATGGAAACTATTTTATTTCTGATGTATTACCCGGAAACTATGATATTGAAGTCAGTATCATTGGTTATGCTACACAGCGTCAGACCAATATCCCTGTTAAAGCAGGTCGGACAAACAGAGTCAACTTTGATATGTCAGATGATGCCGTATTATTAGACTTGGGTATAGAAATTAAAGAATTCAAAGTCCCCCTGATAGAAATAGATAATACGACACAGGGAAAGACGGTAACAGCAGAACAGATCAGGGCTCTACCCACCAAAAACGTCAATGCGATCGCAGCCACATCTGCCGGTATCTCCTCCAGAGACGGAGGTGCTATTTCGGTGAGAGGTTCCAGAACGAATGAGACCGTTTATTTCCTGGATGGTGTTAGAGTTACGGGAAACCTGATTCCACAATCCGAAATAGAACAGCTTCAGGTGGTTATCGGAGGAATTGAGGCCAGATACGGGGATGTTACCGGGGGCCTTATTTCATTAACTTCAAAGGGTCCTTCAAATGAGTTTTCAGGAGGATTTGATATAGAGACATCAGAATACCTGGATGGATATGGTTACAACCTTTTAAGTGGTAACCTTGCAGGACCTATTCTTAGAAATAAAAAGAACCAGTCTGTTTTGGGTTTCAGAATTTCGGGACAGTATAGAAACGTTGCTGATAATAGCCCATCAGCGGTAGGTGTATATCGTGCTCCTGAGACATTGATCAGACAATTGGAACAAAATCCCACTTATAGAATAGGTGACACAGAATTTCCATCATTAGAGCAGGTACGTTCTTCAGATCTGGGAGGACCTTTAAAAGCAAGACCTAATAATCAGAACGTTGATTTGGATCTGACAGCCAGAATTGATGCAAAAGTTTCAGAGAATATTGACTTTACTATTTCAGGAAACCTGAATGACCGTGTGAACAGATTTACACCATCAACCGCCTGGTCATTGCTTAACTGGACAAATAATCCTTACCAATATTCCAATGTATATAGAGGGAATCTGAGATTCCGTCATAAAATCGGAAAGCAGGGAAGCAGTGCAGATATGACAGAAGCAGAAAAAGCAAGTGCCAGCAACTCTTCTATAAGAAATTTATCTTATACCGTCACCATCGGTTATCAAAAAGATAAAAACAGAACGGAAGACTTCCGACACAAAGACAGTCTCTTTAATTATGGATATTATGGTACTACTGCCAGAGGATGGGATCCTGTATTCGGATTTTTAGATCCCACAGATTCACTCTTTGCTATTGATCCGTTTCAACATGTAGGATATTTAGAGAGAATTGGTGAATCAAGAATAGACGATAACAGAAACCCTATTTTAGGAAAATATAATGCTATAAATGGAGTAAATGTTAATGGTTTGAGAAATAATAATACCAACACTGCATGGAGTGACCTTTATTCAAATGTGGGACAGGTATATAATAGTTACAACAGAGGTGAAAATGATTTATATTCACTCAATCTTGTGACCGGGTTTGACTTTCTGCCGGGCGGTTCTGAAAAGGGACGACACAATATACAGCTTGGATTTTTGTTTGAACAAAGTGTAAGACGAAGCTGGGGACTAGCACCATTTGGATTGTGGGATGCGGCAGAACGATTGACGAATGGTCACATCAATGGTTTGGATAGAAGTGTTATTCTCAGAGACACTTTGGTTGCTCAACCAGGTGGAGGTTTTGATATGGAACACATCTATCAGACACAATTAAATATTGAACCGGATAATAAATTTTACAGAAGTGTCAGAGAAATAACCAAAGCATCAGACCACGATTATGTAAATGTCTGGTCTTTGGACCCATCTCAGTTATCATTGGATATGTTTTCTGCCCGTGAACTGATAGACCAGAATCTGATTGACTATTTCGGATTTGACTATTTGGGAAATAAAGTGGGAACAGATGTCAGATTTGAAGACTTTTTTACCAGTAAAGATGCCAGTAACAGAAGATCTTTTGTAGTTGCCCCATTCCAGCCGATTTATGCTTCTGTTTTTGCACAGGATAAGTTTTCATACAAAGATATCATTTTCAGATTGGGATTAAGAGTAGATTATTTTGATGCCAATACAAAGGTTTTAAGAGACCCTTATGCATTGTATGAAATAGAAAATGCATCTGATTACTACAGAAGAACGGGTGGAACACAACCAACCTCAGTTGCAGATGATTACAGTGTATATGTTGCATCTGAGGAATCTGAAAGTGTTGTCGCTTTCAGAAAAGGAGATCAGTGGTTTTTACCCAATGGTACAGCGGTATCCGGTGGTAACGTCATATATCAGGGTGGATTGGTTTTCCCATCTTACGCAGGTAAAAATAATCTGGGAGAACAAACAAGGACTCTGGATATCCAAAGAGAAGGCTTTGATCCGAATACATCCTTTGTAGATTATAAGCCTCAGATTAATTTTATGCCAAGATTGGCATTCTCTTTCCCGATTTCTGATGATGCCGGCTTCTTTGCACATTATGATGTATTGTATCAGAGACCTCCATCCAATGGATTTGCATCTGCTTTGGATTATTATAACTGGAATGACATCAGCAGGATTAATCCAGGTGGAGGTGCATTAAATAATCCTAACCTCAGACCTGTACGTACAGTGGATTATGAAGTTGGATTCCAGCAAAAACTTTCCAATACAGCAGCTATGAAAATTTCTGCTTACTATAAAGAAATGAAGGATCTGATTCAACAGCGTGTATTTGCAAATGTGGCAGCACCATTGAATACATACAAAATGTTTGACAATCTGGATTTTGGTACTGTAAAAGGATTTTCTTTCACTTTGGACAGAAGACGTACCAATAATCTGGAACTGACAGCGACCTATACTTTACAGTTTGCAGACGGATCGGGAAGCGATGCCAATTCATCCAATGGAATTAACAACAGAGGACCGATCAGAAACCTTATTCCGTTGTCTTTTGACGAAAGACACAGGATTACATCAGTAATTGATTATCGTTTTGAAAGAGGAAGAAGATACGACGGACCTAAAATCGGTACTTTTAATGTATTGGAAGATATGGGTGTAAACTTTACCACATTTGTAGTTTCAGGACAGCCATATACCAGAAATCAAAACCCTCAGGCGTTTGGTGGAACCGGATTTCTTGGGTCTATCAATGAGGCAAGATTGCCTTGGAATGTGAGCGTGGATTTAAGAATTGACAAAAGATTTCCTGTGACATTAAATAAAGAGACCAATAAAAAAATGTGGTTTAATGTCTATTTCAGAGTACAGAATCTGTTTGATACCCGAAATATTGTGAACGTTTACGGATTCTCCAATGACGCAGAAAATGACGGATTTTTAAATTCTTCATTTGGTTTAGACAGACAACGGGGTGTTGAACTTACGGGTAGAGATTTACAAGCATTTCTTGATGCATATTCATGGAGGCTGGCAAATCCCGGTAATTTTACACTTCCACGAAGAATGTACCTTGGTTTGATTATGGATTTTTGA